In Anaerobacillus isosaccharinicus, one genomic interval encodes:
- a CDS encoding metallophosphoesterase yields MVVLFAFIGALMFTILLYMWFEGRKNKISYTELSFSSFPNQFSGMKLFFISDIHHREVSETILNKIKGDVDVVIIGGDLAEKGVSFSKIEKNIKSLSAVAPTYFVWGNNDYEIDHLKLENLLKQEGVFLLVNNSMEIKRNNESIFLIGVDDYGHRFDDLEKALKGCENNFQILVSHNPDIKKKIHENHRIKLILSGHTHGGQIRLFGFGLTEKAGLVMLKRDLYMLVSNGYGTTRLPLRLGAPAEVHVITLRKE; encoded by the coding sequence ATGGTTGTCTTATTTGCTTTTATCGGAGCACTTATGTTCACTATCTTATTGTATATGTGGTTTGAAGGACGTAAAAATAAAATTTCTTACACAGAGCTATCATTTTCTAGCTTTCCAAACCAGTTTTCTGGAATGAAGCTTTTTTTTATTTCTGATATTCATCACCGTGAAGTTAGTGAGACCATCTTAAACAAAATAAAAGGTGATGTAGATGTCGTTATTATTGGTGGAGATTTAGCGGAAAAAGGAGTTTCTTTTTCCAAAATCGAAAAAAATATAAAATCCCTATCAGCCGTTGCGCCTACTTATTTTGTTTGGGGAAACAATGATTATGAAATTGATCATTTGAAACTAGAAAATTTGTTAAAGCAAGAGGGCGTGTTTCTTTTAGTAAACAACTCTATGGAGATAAAAAGGAATAACGAATCGATTTTTTTAATAGGTGTTGATGATTATGGACACCGTTTTGATGATCTTGAAAAAGCTTTGAAAGGGTGTGAAAATAACTTTCAAATTTTAGTTAGTCATAATCCAGATATTAAAAAGAAAATTCATGAAAATCATCGAATTAAGCTAATTCTTAGTGGGCATACTCACGGTGGCCAAATAAGATTATTTGGCTTTGGCCTTACTGAAAAAGCAGGCTTAGTAATGTTAAAAAGAGACTTATATATGCTCGTAAGTAATGGATATGGAACGACTAGGCTTCCGCTTCGACTAGGTGCACCTGCTGAGGTTCATGTTATAACACTAAGAAAAGAATAG